A DNA window from Phragmites australis chromosome 11, lpPhrAust1.1, whole genome shotgun sequence contains the following coding sequences:
- the LOC133884464 gene encoding vacuolar protein sorting-associated protein 60.1-like, which yields MKKIFGAKKNTDPPPTIQDATDRISKRGDTVDEKIKKLDAELARYKEQIKKTRPGPAQEAVKARAMRVLKQRRMYEGQRDMLYNQTYNLDQVAFAAEGLKDAQQTMTAMKAANKELKGMMKTVKLEDIDSMQDEMMDLMDVSSEIQETLGRSYNVPDDIDEEELMGELDALEADMDFESESVPSYLQPDQDSELNLPAAPTGHAAPPKQQQEDELGLPTVPQASIRS from the exons ATGAAGAAGATCTTCGGCGCCAAGAAGAACACGGACCCGCCGCCCACCATCCAGGACGCAACCGATCGA ATCAGCAAGCGGGGCGATACCGTCGATGAGAAAATCAAGAAGCTGGACGCCGAGCTGGCCCGCTACAAGGAGCAGATCAAGAAGACGCGCCCCGGCCCCGCCCAGGAGGCCGTCAAGGCACGAGCCATGAGGGTCCTCAAGCAGCGAAGGAT GTATGAAGGACAGCGTGACATGCTGTACAACCAAACATATAACCTTGACCAAGTTGCTTTTGCGGCGGAGGGGCTTAAAGACGCTCAACAAACT ATGACTGCAATGAAGGCTGCCAATAAAGAGCTAAAAGGAATGATGAAAACTGTCAAGCTCGAAGATATAGAT AGCATGCAAGATGAGATGATGGATCTTATGGACGTGAGCAGTGAAATACAAGAAACTCTTGGTAGGAGCTACAACGTCCCTGATGACATTGACGAGGAAGAACTTATGGGGG AACTTGATGCTTTGGAAGCTGACATGGATTTCGAATCAGAGTCAGTCCCATCTTACCTTCAGCCAGATCAAGATTCTGAACTTAACTTACCTGCTGCACCAACTGGCCATGCAGCTCCACCAAAGCAGCAGCAG GAGGATGAACTAGGATTGCCCACAGTGCCACAGGCATCCATTCGTAGCTAA
- the LOC133884465 gene encoding uncharacterized protein LOC133884465 translates to MATPRPLLLLLVGLAATAAAAAGDAPFVVAHKKVALSRPGPGVERLAVTLDLYNQGAATAYDVSLNDDSWPQDAFDIVSGSTSKIVEKLEPGATASHNFVLETKVQGRFQGSPTVIKYRVPTKAALQEAYSTPILPLDILAERPPQQKFELAKRFVGKYGSLVSVVSFVGMFVYLVASPSKSSASKGSKKKR, encoded by the exons ATGGCGACGCCGCgacccctccttctcctcctcgtcgggctcgccgccactgccgccgctgccgcaggGGACGCGCCGTTCGTGGTGGCGCACAAGAAGGTCGCGCTGTCCCGTCCCGGCCCCGGCGTTGAGCGCCTCGCCGTCACCCTCGACCTATACAACCAGGGTGCCGC GACTGCCTATGATGTTAGCCTGAATGATGACTCTTGGCCACAGGATGCATTTGATATTGTCTCTGGAAGCACATCAAAGATAGTTGAAAAGCTTGAACC CGGTGCTACTGCTTCCCACAACTTCGTTTTGGAGACTAAAGTACAGGGCAGGTTTCAGGGTTCTCCTACAGTTATTAAATATCGTGTTCCCACAAAGGCTGCACTTCAG GAGGCCTATTCGACCCCCATCCTTCCACTTGACATCCTTGCTGAGAGACCCCCACAacagaagtttgaattg GCTAAG AGATTTGTCGGAAAATACGGATCGCTGGTGTCTGTTGTTTCCTTTGTTGGTATGTTTGTGTACCTGGTCGCCAGCCCATCGAAATCCAGTGCTTCAAAAGGAAGCAAGAAGAAGCGCTGA